A DNA window from Fusarium fujikuroi IMI 58289 draft genome, chromosome FFUJ_chr11 contains the following coding sequences:
- a CDS encoding related to aflatoxin efflux pump AFLT produces MASEVLTERPLASTGASEVNGDSTAQSRPTSTLEIEEPRDDEENIVYPTGPKLWSTMASMAIACFLSGLDLTIVAVAVPSITDEFQTIADIGWYSAAYGMTLSAFVFFFGQIYTLFSIKAVFLIGIATFEIGSLICTLAPSSAIFILGRAVSGLGRGAINGGLFKLLRQCFPLSKQAITNSFFGSIQSVGLITAPTIGGALIDAFSWRACFGVNLPLGVMCLVLTAYGVHEQPPRHEAPVLTLKEKVKKVDYFGTLLAVPAITFLLMALQWGGTKFGWGTWQIIVPLVVCALLFVAFGYLQYRQGDNALLPPRILKQRSIIAGMWYGACCEGVLAVTEYYMSIYFQGVRGYSPTKAGLLALPMVGGLAIAFIISGVGTTWIGYYYPFMLATSVLTPIASGLLTTLDLEEQIAKAVGLLTFLGLAVGLGLQGPQVALQAVLPIEDVSLGGAVITFGSGMGSALWICASATLFQDRLSKEVQDAAPGTNTTHIEEAGLSKLRESIGPDRLKSVLSGYENAIVQTLYIPLALALLSIIGAVAMERKSIKKKRS; encoded by the exons ATGGCTTCTGAAGTACTGACTGAACGTCCGCTGGCCAGCACTGGCGCCAGTGAAGTAAATGGAGATTCTACTGCTCAATCCAGGCCAACCTCCACTTTGGAGATCGAAGAACctcgcgatgatgaggagaacATTGTCTATCCGACTGGACCGAAGCTATGGTCGACCATGGCTTCAATGGCAATCGCATGCTTTCTCAGTGGACTT GACCTCACCATCGTTGCAGTCGCTGTCCCAAGCATCACGGATGAATTCCAGACCATTGCAGATATTGGCTGGTACTCAGCGGCATA TGGCATGACCCTCAGCGCCTTCGTCTTCTT CTTCGGCCAAATCTACACCCTCTTCTCTATCAAAGCCGTCTTCCTAATCGGCATCGCCACATTCGAAATCGGTTCTTTAATCTGCACTCTCGCGCCCTCTTCAGcaatcttcatcctcggccGTGCAGTCAGCGGTTTAGGCCGCGGTGCCATCAACGGCGGGCTGTTCAAACTCCTCCGCCAATGCTTTCCGCTGTCCAAACAAGCTATCACTAATAGTTTCTTTGGCTCGATCCAGAGCGTTGGCCTCATCACTGCGCCTACGATTGGCGGCGCTTTGATAGATGCGTTTTCGTGGAGAGCTTGTTTTGGTGTAAACTTGCCGCTGGGCGTTAtgtgtcttgtcttgacGGCTTATGGAGTCCATGAACAACCTCCGCGTCATGAGGCGCCCGTTCTGACTCTCAAAGAGAAGGTTAAGAAGGTTGACTACTTTGGTACGCTGTTGGCTGTCCCAGCCATTACCTTTCTTCTCATGGCACTGCAATGGGGAGGTACAAAGTTTGGCTGGGGAACCTGGCAGATCATTGTTCCTCTCGTTGTTTGCGCTCTTCTGTTCGTGGCATTTGGATACTTGCAGTATCGTCAAGGTGACAATGCTCTCTTACCACCCAGGATTTTGAAGCAGAGGAGTATCATCGCAGGAATGTGGTACGGTGCATGTTGCGAGGGAGTCTTGGCAGTTACGGAGTACTACATGTCTATATACTTCCAAGGCGTACGTGGGTATTCACCTACAAAGGCAGGTCTGCTGGCACTTCCAATGGTTGGTGGTTTGGCAATTgcattcatcatctctgGTGTTGGAACTACATGGATCGGATACTATTACC CATTTATGTTGGCCACGAGCGTCCTCACGCCTATTGCCTCTGGTCTTCTCACAACTCTCGATCTCGAGGAACAAATCGCCAAAGCCGTAGGCCTCCTCACGTTTCTCGGCCTAGCAGTCGGCCTCGGTCTCCAGGGTCCACAAGTAGCCTTGCAAGCTGTTCTTCCTATCGAAGACGTATCCCTTGGAGGTGCAGTCATCACTTTCGGGTCGGGAATGGGCTCTGCATTGTGGATCTGTGCCTCTGCAACATTATTCCAAGATCGCTTGTCAAAGGAAGTCCAAGACGCCGCGCCGGGTACAAACACTACACATATTGAAGAAGCGGGCTTGTCTAAGCTGAGAGAGTCAATTGGACCTGATAGGCTGAAGAGCGTGTTGTCTGGCTACGAGAATGCAATTGTCCAGACACTCTATATTCCATTGGCATTGGCGCTTCTAAGTATTATTGGCGCGGTAGCCATGGAAAGAAAGTCAATCAAGAAAAAGCGGTCTTGA
- a CDS encoding related to aldehyde-alcohol dehydrogenase, whose protein sequence is MTDTLKPCRMSQLEGGHRPGSDAIFNSHSKDGILSALKEWNSQRILLVHSKALAKNTHVISDLKEALGDRLTNVKEGVGSHSPYSDVIDIAHRITEHKIDCVISVGSGSYSDACKVARLMSATLPAGFREEDMENLLDQDKGVTPQDKMKKADGVKLILVPTSLSAGEWNHTASCTNSAGKKQHFSLQDGGAPDLILMDPWVARTSPEKLWMSSGIRAVDHCVETLCNPECKKYPDVQEWCEEALRDLAKGLVEYKEGLGRGKEGEDELVHGVSKCQTGSRMALMGFIIYRVNMGASHAIGHQLGSVGKVMHGITSCIMLPPVLRYTKARNPGAQARIVEIFNEALGWEETDASDCVARLVEVTGLPSTLRDVGVTSNEQIEQIIDKTMTDVMFSFGKILTRKEVSEIVYSTK, encoded by the coding sequence ATGACAGATACACTCAAGCCATGTCGAATGTCTCAACTCGAGGGCGGACATCGTCCGGGCTCCGACGCAATCTTCAACTCTCACAGCAAAGATGGCATCCTCTCCGCGCTCAAAGAATGGAATTCTCAGCGCATCCTTCTAGTCCACAGCAAAGCTCTCGCCAAAAACACACATGTTATCTCcgatctaaaagaagctcTTGGCGACCGCCTTACCAACGTCAAAGAAGGCGTCGGCTCTCACTCGCCATACTCAGATGTCATCGACATTGCCCATCGCATCACTGAACATAAGATAGACTGTGTCATCAGCGTCGGCAGCGGCTCCTACTCTGATGCTTGTAAAGTCGCGCGTCTAATGTCCGCCACTCTACCCGCTGGATTCCGCGAGGAAGACATGGAGaatcttcttgatcaagacaaGGGCGTTACGCCGCAGGATAAAATGAAAAAGGCGGATGGCGTGAAGCTCATTCTCGTTCCGACGAGTTTATCAGCGGGAGAATGGAACCATACAGCGAGTTGCACCAACAGCGCTGGGAAAAAGCAGCATTTCTCGCTCCAAGATGGTGGTGCACCGGATTTAATCCTCATGGATCCATGGGTTGCGAGAACATCGCCCGAGAAATTGTGGATGAGCTCTGGGATACGAGCTGTGGATCACTGCGTTGAGACGTTGTGCAACCCTGAATGCAAAAAATATCCCGACGTGCAGGAATGGTGCGAAGAAGCACTGCGAGACTTAGCCAAGGGTTTGGTTGAGTATAAAGAGGGATTAGGAAGGGGAAAAGAAGGTGAAGACGAGCTTGTTCACGGCGTGAGCAAGTGTCAGACTGGAAGTCGCATGGCGCTCATGGGCTTTATCATTTACAGGGTAAACATGGGCGCTAGTCATGCAATTGGCCATCAATTGGGTAGTGTTGGAAAGGTCATGCATGGTATTACGAGCTGTATTATGCTCCCGCCTGTGTTGCGATACACCAAGGCGCGAAACCCTGGGGCGCAAGCCAGGATCGTTGAGATCTTTAATGAGGCGTTGGGATGGGAGGAGACTGATGCGAGTGATTGCGTTGCACGGCTTGTCGAGGTTACGGGGCTACCGAGTACGTTGAGGGACGTTGGCGTTACAAGCAACGAGCAGATTGAGCAGATCATCGACAAGACCATGACGGATGTAATGTTCTCGTTCGGcaagatcttgacgagaAAAGAAGTATCTGAGATTGTGTACTCGACTAAATAG